A region of Candidatus Neomarinimicrobiota bacterium DNA encodes the following proteins:
- a CDS encoding S8 family serine peptidase: protein AGVAAAVTNNYLGIAGASWNAQLMPVNTTCESDSFICYGYEGIIYAAENGADIINASWGSTYIGLTPFEERRLLQLMRNITDYVVECGALLVSSAGNDNINNDEVLSLPADAPHVLSVGATGKSSDTKASFSNYGASVGVFAPGMFLNTTVPGDGYIANASGTSFSSALATGTAALVKTRFPDLSPDQLAQQVRVTADPIDDVNDIRLRGLMGKGRINAYRSVMDTTIPAIRIAGTSFRESGTDGIIENGDIVDVTVTLTNYLASASDITVALVRYDPNITVTQGEAVISSLPSGNTAAVDFQFTVGQVGEEYPLRFTLEISTGSYQDRDLFTLYANEPLVLSHDTGPLRVSITAEGNIGWTGFADMSPGEGFVYNGTNLLFEGGLLVGVTKTRVSDCIRGVNEELEQDFEMPPGEQLVIVSGQVANEEGTVVLTDNLASSPISVTVRQESYADNDPDYDDFVIFRYTITNTSSRVLTSLYSGLFFDWDINENARDYACFDAARSMGNVQNYATNPTFLAATRLLTRHADLMYRAIENPTEIYGGQSGDGFTELEKWAYLSGGIQRTNLDAVDVSTLTAAGPFVAEPGQSVEVAFAVVGAGSSAQLEENADNAQEFWDTVIQPARSNHPPVFTRVIPDTSISSVETLVFTYAADDIDGDDLTFSLVNPPANTTLDSETGRLTFQPAADFGGSTIITTVVSDGVFASATSARITIEEVVYFLGQNYSNPFRLSVEGVTTIEYQLAEPGKVRLVIYDLLGREVKALVSDSQPRAAGEYRVIWNA from the coding sequence CCTGCAGCTGATGCGGAACATAACTGATTATGTTGTCGAATGTGGTGCACTGCTGGTATCGTCCGCGGGCAACGACAACATCAATAATGATGAGGTGCTCAGCCTGCCAGCTGATGCACCGCATGTCCTATCGGTGGGTGCCACGGGCAAATCGTCGGATACCAAGGCCAGTTTCTCGAATTATGGCGCTTCGGTAGGTGTGTTTGCCCCCGGGATGTTTCTCAATACAACCGTTCCCGGCGACGGCTATATCGCAAATGCCTCCGGCACCTCTTTTTCTTCCGCCCTGGCAACCGGGACCGCTGCCCTGGTGAAAACACGGTTTCCGGACCTATCCCCCGACCAATTGGCCCAGCAGGTGCGGGTCACTGCCGATCCGATCGATGATGTCAACGATATCCGTCTGAGAGGCTTGATGGGAAAAGGCAGGATCAATGCCTACCGGTCTGTCATGGATACTACTATTCCGGCCATACGCATTGCAGGTACATCTTTCCGGGAAAGTGGAACTGATGGTATTATTGAGAATGGAGATATTGTCGACGTCACGGTGACTCTCACAAACTACCTGGCAAGTGCCAGCGATATAACGGTTGCCCTGGTTCGATATGATCCGAACATTACAGTAACGCAGGGAGAGGCGGTCATTTCATCCTTGCCGTCCGGTAATACAGCCGCGGTCGATTTTCAGTTCACTGTCGGCCAGGTGGGCGAGGAGTATCCATTACGGTTCACCCTGGAGATCAGCACCGGTAGCTACCAGGATCGGGATCTCTTCACTTTGTATGCCAATGAGCCTCTGGTCCTCTCGCACGATACCGGGCCGTTGCGGGTGTCCATTACCGCCGAAGGCAATATCGGCTGGACAGGGTTCGCCGATATGTCCCCCGGCGAAGGATTCGTCTATAATGGCACCAACCTGCTTTTTGAAGGGGGGCTGCTGGTGGGTGTCACTAAGACCAGAGTATCGGATTGCATTCGGGGGGTCAATGAGGAGCTGGAGCAGGACTTTGAGATGCCGCCTGGCGAGCAGCTGGTTATCGTTTCCGGCCAGGTAGCCAATGAAGAGGGTACGGTGGTGTTGACCGACAATCTGGCGTCCTCCCCCATCAGTGTAACCGTGCGGCAGGAAAGCTATGCCGATAACGATCCGGATTATGATGACTTCGTAATTTTCAGATATACCATCACCAACACCAGCAGCCGGGTTCTGACGAGTTTGTATTCCGGCCTCTTTTTTGACTGGGATATCAATGAAAACGCCCGGGACTACGCCTGCTTTGACGCGGCGCGCAGCATGGGCAACGTGCAGAATTATGCCACCAATCCTACTTTCCTGGCGGCCACACGGCTATTGACCCGCCATGCTGACCTCATGTATCGCGCGATAGAGAATCCGACTGAAATCTATGGCGGACAGTCGGGTGACGGTTTTACGGAGTTGGAGAAGTGGGCCTATTTGAGTGGGGGTATCCAGAGAACGAACCTAGATGCTGTTGATGTATCCACTCTCACCGCTGCCGGTCCATTTGTTGCTGAGCCGGGGCAATCGGTTGAGGTCGCTTTCGCCGTCGTTGGTGCCGGGAGTAGTGCGCAGCTGGAAGAAAACGCCGATAATGCCCAGGAATTCTGGGACACCGTCATCCAGCCCGCCCGGTCAAATCACCCCCCGGTATTCACCAGGGTGATTCCCGATACCTCTATCTCCTCAGTGGAGACGCTAGTCTTTACCTACGCGGCGGATGATATTGATGGCGACGACTTGACCTTCAGTCTTGTCAATCCACCGGCAAACACTACTCTCGATAGCGAGACGGGCCGGCTGACCTTCCAGCCAGCCGCTGACTTTGGAGGCAGCACCATTATCACGACCGTCGTGAGTGATGGTGTTTTTGCCAGTGCCACCAGCGCCAGGATCACCATTGAGGAGGTCGTTTATTTTCTAGGCCAGAATTACTCGAATCCATTCCGGTTATCCGTTGAAGGTGTGACCACGATTGAATATCAGCTGGCTGAGCCTGGGAAAGTCAGGTTGGTGATCTATGACCTGCTGGGCCGGGAAGTGAAGGCGCTGGTGAGCGATTCCCAGCCCCGAGCGGCGGGAGAGTATCGAGTTATCTGGAATGC